The sequence AACGGACTTGATATAACGGATCGATTTCTTGTGCCTGTTGAGACGCTAATCCTAACAATAGAGAATCAATTCCCTCTTCCAGAATGAGTTGAGTGGTAAAAAATCCATCTCTCAGAGCAATAGGGTTGCTAACTCCCGTCTGCGGATCGATGCGCTCAAGTGTGGGAGAAACTTGAGTGTGACCCACCCGAAAGGCAGCATGAGCAAATTCATTGCTAATACTGGGATTAACGGTTTCATCATAACCTTGATAAGGACTCAAGGCATCTGTTCCCAAAAGCAAAGGCAAGTATTCGTTATACGTGATGATTTGGATTTTGGCTCCCACTAATTTACGAGCCGTTTCATAAATATAATCATCCACACTCAGTTCCAGTTTTTCGGCTTCCATAGCAGTGTCTGGATCGGCCGCAATTTGTTCGGCAAGACGATTATGTTCTCGGACAAATAGAGTATGTACCGCAATTAAACCGACTTGTTCATTCGCTCGCACATCTCCAGCTAAAAAGAGGGATTATCCAGACTTGTTCCTGTATTGGGATCGTACTGAGATCGATTCAGACGGATGGTTTGGACTCCCGTTCCAAAAGGGTCAAACCAGCGATCGCCCACCGGAACATCTACATTAAATGCTTCTGCGGGTTGATGAGATTCAGTGAGGTCAATATCATGATCGACAAACTGTCCCC comes from Roseofilum reptotaenium CS-1145 and encodes:
- a CDS encoding peroxidase family protein, which produces MRANEQVGLIAVHTLFVREHNRLAEQIAADPDTAMEAEKLELSVDDYIYETARKLVGAKIQIITYNEYLPLLLGTDALSPYQGYDETVNPSISNEFAHAAFRVGHTQVSPTLERIDPQTGVSNPIALRDGFFTTQLILEEGIDSLLLGLASQQAQEIDPLYQVR